The window AAATGGGAAAACCAAAGCATACAGCATCGTATTGTTCAAGGGATAATCTTTCTTCTCTGGTTGAATGGGATGTGATGTCCAATATGGTCACCGATATGTTATGTTCTTTTAATTTTTTATGTATGACTTGGGCTATCTTTCTGGTATTACCTGTAGCTGAAAAATATGCTAGTAGAATATGTTTCCGTTGTTTATTCACATTTGATGGCATCTAATTTCCCTCCATTTTTGATTCTTATATTTGAACATATTGTATCTTTTACACAGTAATTTTGAATAATGCGTATTTATAATGATTGTCATTATCAATATCTTAATTTTATTAAACTCTACTTATTTGTAGAATTGTTCTGACCTGATTAATCATTCAACGTATCTCTGGTATACGTTTAAAGGTTTTTAATAGCGGATACCTACATATGTTTATCCGCTATTTTATTAGCTTTTTATTTGTGTTTTTGGCTACCTTTTCAATTAGAGTTACATACTTTTCAATTATTTTTTTCTTCTTATTATCTCGCATACAGGTATTGTATACCAGGTATTCGTCTATGTCAACTGTGTTTTATATATGGATTACTACGCTTATACATCCATTATTTTGTTAAGACACATTAATTATCCCTCAAATTAACGGTTACTTTTGATTGTGTCAAATAATGCTGATTTATCAATATAACCGTAAAATCCTTATGACACTTATGATTAATAAAAAAGTGGATAAGCATAAATAATGCTCACTTTATTTCATTTTGGAACATATACTGTAATGAGCATGTCTTACTAATAGCCAGAGTATCTTATAAAAGCAGGGAAATCGTGTATGCATGGTAATCATGTTACAGGCACAGAGGAATGAAGCGTTAATTTAGGCAGCTCGATATTAACTTATGTAGCATATAAACGGAAGAAGTCAGGTTGATTAAATGCGTTAATCAACCTATTGAAACTCGGTAATTGGTTAAAATAAGATGGAGGGAAATTAGATAATGTCAGGATACATTAAGCAAAATGGAGACTATTATAAAAAATGTAGTTACGACAACAAATGTGACTGCTATCAAAACATGTCTTGTGGCTGCGTAAAAGATAAAGATTGTGCAAAATGTGAAAAACTTAGCCCATGTCCTAAAAAAATATTATTAGAATGTGGCACGCCTGGTGGAGAGATGATGTTTACTGCTACTGGACAAACATTTGATGCTGCTCTTGTTACCGTTGACACAGCTTGTTTCTGTAAGCCTTTAACAGAACTTCAATTCTCAAGTCAAGTTAAAGCAGTATTACAACCATTTGAAGATGTTGATGCTCCAGTAGATGCAGAAATCGTACTTCGTTATGATTTGATTTGTAGACGTAATGGTGGAAGCGATATCGTAATCGGCAGTTATACCTTTAGAAGATTTTTAACTGCAACTAGCGTAGTAGATACGACTCAGTCATTAGAAACAACCGATACATTTACATTTAACAAATGTATCAGCCCAACTGCTTGTCCTGGATGTATTGATTACTTTGTTAGAGTAACTGCTACAACAGTAAGTGTTGCTAACTTAACAAACAATGCCAGCGCAACTGTTTCCATGGGTCAACTTGTTGCTAAAATTCAAGATTGCTAATGGTATAGGCATCCATATAAAAACCTTCATCTAGATGAAGGTTTTTATATGGTGTCATGCTCTACTGTATAGGTCATGCATTAAACTGAATATCAATTTGTTTATCTTCTTGTAACTTAATTGTAATGCTTTCCTTTTGTATGACAACATCCCGCACATACCCCAACTCAGGCTTTCCCAGATGCCCTTCAATAAAGCTTCCAATAACATGTTCACCTGGTTCAAATTCTGATTTTAATGTTGGCAATAGTGTCCTTGG is drawn from Vallitalea pronyensis and contains these coding sequences:
- a CDS encoding DUF4489 domain-containing protein codes for the protein MSCGCVKDKDCAKCEKLSPCPKKILLECGTPGGEMMFTATGQTFDAALVTVDTACFCKPLTELQFSSQVKAVLQPFEDVDAPVDAEIVLRYDLICRRNGGSDIVIGSYTFRRFLTATSVVDTTQSLETTDTFTFNKCISPTACPGCIDYFVRVTATTVSVANLTNNASATVSMGQLVAKIQDC